In the Caballeronia sp. NK8 genome, CCGAAGCGACCGTCGGCGTGATGCGCCACGTCGCCGCGGCGTCGCCGTACGCGATGGAATACCTCTTCACCAAGCTCGCGCTGCATCTGAAGGAAGCGGGATTCAAGTCGTTGTCGCTCGGCATTGCGCCGCTGTCGGGCATGGAGCCGACGCCGCTCGCCTCGCACTGGCATCGGCTTGCGGGGCTCGTGTGGCGCTTCGGCGGGCGGTTCTACAACTTCCGCGGGCTGCGCGGATTCAAGAGCAAGTTCCAGCCGCGCTGGGAGCCGCGCTATCTGGCGGCGTCCGGCTCGGTCGGCGTATTTTTCACTTTGGCGGATCTTTCGCTCCTCGCGGGCGGTTGGCGTTCATGAAATTCCTTTGCAAGAAAGCGACGGCGCTCGTAGCGGCCGTTGTCTGTGGTGTGGCTCTGTCCGGTTTTGCGCACGCGGCGGAGTCGATTTCCGGCGGCCGTTACGGCCAGGTCACGCTCACGAAGCCAACCGGCGAGATGACCGGCTTCGTCGTGCTGTTCTCTGAGAAAAGCGGCTGGACCCCGTCCGACCAGCAAGCCGCCGACGCGCTCGCCGCCAAAGGTGCGATGGTCATCGGCGTCGACACACCGCGCTACGCCGCGCGTGTGGCCGCCGACAAGACCGAGACGTCCTGTCACAACCTCGTCGGCGATGCGGAGAACATGAGCCATCAGCTCGAACGCACCGTTCAGTCGAACCATTATTTCTCGCCGATTCTTGTCGGCACCGGGCAGGGCGCGATCCTCGCGGAGCGCTCGCTCGGTCAGGCGCCCGACAACACCGTCGCGGGCGCGGTGTCGCTCGCGGCGGACGCGCAGCTCGACGCGCGTTTCAATCCGTGCCCGCCGGACCCGACCATCATCCACGCGAAGGGCTTGCCGGGCTTCCTGGAGCGCGGCGCGCTGCAGCCGACGCGCTCGAAGACCGACGCCCTCGTCGCGATGACGGCGCCGCATCTGAAAAAGGCCGAGCTGGTTGCCGACAGCGATGTCTCCGACCTCCCGCTGATCGAACTGCGCGCGGCGCAACCGACCGATCTGCTCGCGATCGTCATCTCCGGCGACGGCGGCTGGCGCGATCTCGACAAAACGATGGCGCTCGCGCTGCAACGCGATGGCGTGTCGGTGATCGGCATCGATTCGCTGCGCTACTTCTGGAGTGAAAAGACGCCGCAGCAGACGGCCAGCGATCTTGCGCGCGTGATCCGCGCATACAACGCGCGCTGGCATACGAAGCATGTTGCGCTGCTCGGCTATTCGTTCGGCGCGGACGTGATGCCGTTCGCGTACAACCGTCTCCCGGACGCGGTGCGCGAGCAGGTCTCGTATATCTCGCTGATGGGTTTTTCGCCGGCGGCGGATTTTCAGATCCGCGTCACGGGCTGGCTCGGCATGCCGGCGAGCGAGAAAGCGCTCAACGTGCGGCCCGAGCTGAACAAGCTGCCGCCGTCGATGGTGCAATGCATCTACGGCGAGAAGGAAGAGGACACGTTGTGTCCGCAGCTTGTGAAGACGGGCATCGAAGTGGTGAAGCTGCCTGGCGATCATCACTTCGGCGGCGACTACGATGCGCTCGCGCGGCGCATTCTCGCGGGCTGGCGCAAGCAGATCGCGGCGCGGCAGGGTTGATCCGCTGATATGGCGAGGCGCGGATCAGCCCGTGATTCGCGCCTCGCTTTTTTCATCTGATCGAAATCCCCGAACTCATTTGAGCGGTCCGAGATAATCCCGTTTCCCGATCGGCGCGCCGAGATGGCGCAGGATGTCGTGAGTCGTGGCGACGTGGAAGTAGAAGTTCGGCAACCCGAAGCCGAACAGATAATCGTCGCCCGAGAACGACGGCGAAAAATCCGGAAACTTCAGCGTGACCGTGCGCGTTTCGCTGCCAGCGAGCGATGCCTTGTCGATGCTCTTCAGAAACGCGATCGTCTTCTCGATGCGCGCGTGCAGCGACGCAAAACTGTCCTCGTTGTCCTCGAAGCGCGGCGCCTCGATGTCCGCGAGACGCGCTGCCGACAGCTTCGCCGTGTCGCTCGCGCGCTGGATTTGCGCGACGAGCGGCAACATGTCGGGCGCGAGGCGCGCGTTGAGCACATCGTCGTGGGCGAGGCCTTTTTTATCGGCGAAGGCGGCGCCTTTCTTGAGCAGGTCCGCGCAGACTTCGAGCCCGCGAATGAAAACCGGAATCGATGCGCGATACATCGTGAGAGACATGGGCTGGTGCTCCTTGAGGTTCTGTTTTCGATGACGACAGGGGCCACAAGCATAGCGCCCGCCGCGTGAGCCTGCTTGAATCTCACGGTCCGGACGGCCCCGCACGCCGCGCTTCCCACGCGCGCAACGCCGCCTCATACCGTTCGAGCGCTTCCTCATAGAGATCGAAGACGCACGGATTGCAGCCGCTCTGGCAGCAATCCTCCGGCAACGGACGCTCGGGCGGCGTCGGGAGCGGATCGTCGGCGGGGTCGTGGCAGTCGGTCATCGCGATGAGCAGGGCGTAATCGGTTCATCGTGCGTGGGCTTCGCGGCGCGCGTGCGAGTGGCTAAACTTTGGCGGCGGATCGCGCCGCGCGCAATGCGATACTGCGCGGAGCAATCATCCGCCCGCCATCACGTCGATCGGACCGAGGGACTCACGCGATGAACCAGATCGTCAGCCTTGCGATCTCCGCCGCGCTCGCGGGCGCGTTGCTGGGCGGCTGCGCCATGCAGCCGAACACGTCGGGCGGACCCGGCCAGGATTTTCAGTCCAGTGCGGGCGCGCAAACCGCCTGGAGCGCCGAGATTCGCCGCACGCGGGACGGCATTCCGCATATCCGCGCGGCCGACTGGGGCAGCCTCGGCTTCGGCTTCGGTTATGCGCAGGCGCAGGACAACCTGTGCACGCTCGCCGATGCCTTCGTCACGTACCGCGGCGAGCGCTCGGCCTATTTCGGTCCGGAGGCGCGGCCGCCGGCGAGCGCGACCTTCGGCCAGCCACGCAATATCGACGCCGATTTCTTCTTTCGGCTCATGGGCGAACAAGCGGCGGTGGACCGTTACCGCACCGCACAACCGGCCGAGCTTCGCAATCTGATCGACGGTTTCGCGAACGGCTACAACCGCTATCTCACCGATCTGAACGCGGGCGCCTTTCCGAACGCGCACGCGGCGTGCCGGGGCAAGCCGTGGGTGGGCAAGATCGGCGCCGACGATATTTATCTACGTCTCATCGCGGCGAATCTCGCGGTCGGCTCGGTCCGCTTTCTGACGCCGATCGCAATCGCGCATCCGCCGAAACGCGGCGACAGCGCGTCGCCCGCGGCGTCGGCAGGATCGCCAGGCGCGCTTGAATCATTACGTTTTTCCATCGGCGAGCATCCGGGCATCGGCAGCAACGCGCTGGCCTTCGGCGCGCCGGTCACGCGCGACAAACGCAGCATCCTGTTCGGCAACCCGCACTGGTTCTGGCGCGGGCCCGACCGTTTCTATCAGGCGCAACTGACGATTCCGGGTCAGGTGAACGTCGCGGGCGTGTCGTTTCTCGGCGTGCCGCTGATCGTGCTCGGCTTCAACGAAAACATCGCGTGGACGCACACGGTGTCGAGCGCGCGCCGTTTCGGCATCTTCCAGTTGACGCTCGATCCCGCCGATCCGACGCGCTATCTCGTCGATGGCCGCAGCGAGGCGATGACGCCCGTCGCGCTCACGGTGCGCTCGCGCCGCGCCGATGGCGCATACGAATCCGTGTCGCGCACGCTTTACCGCACGCGTTTCGGGCCGGTGGTCGATCTCTCGCCGATGGCGCAGGGCCTCGGCTGGGGC is a window encoding:
- a CDS encoding DUF1993 family protein; this encodes MSLTMYRASIPVFIRGLEVCADLLKKGAAFADKKGLAHDDVLNARLAPDMLPLVAQIQRASDTAKLSAARLADIEAPRFEDNEDSFASLHARIEKTIAFLKSIDKASLAGSETRTVTLKFPDFSPSFSGDDYLFGFGLPNFYFHVATTHDILRHLGAPIGKRDYLGPLK
- a CDS encoding oxidoreductase-like domain-containing protein translates to MTDCHDPADDPLPTPPERPLPEDCCQSGCNPCVFDLYEEALERYEAALRAWEARRAGPSGP
- a CDS encoding virulence factor family protein yields the protein MKFLCKKATALVAAVVCGVALSGFAHAAESISGGRYGQVTLTKPTGEMTGFVVLFSEKSGWTPSDQQAADALAAKGAMVIGVDTPRYAARVAADKTETSCHNLVGDAENMSHQLERTVQSNHYFSPILVGTGQGAILAERSLGQAPDNTVAGAVSLAADAQLDARFNPCPPDPTIIHAKGLPGFLERGALQPTRSKTDALVAMTAPHLKKAELVADSDVSDLPLIELRAAQPTDLLAIVISGDGGWRDLDKTMALALQRDGVSVIGIDSLRYFWSEKTPQQTASDLARVIRAYNARWHTKHVALLGYSFGADVMPFAYNRLPDAVREQVSYISLMGFSPAADFQIRVTGWLGMPASEKALNVRPELNKLPPSMVQCIYGEKEEDTLCPQLVKTGIEVVKLPGDHHFGGDYDALARRILAGWRKQIAARQG